The Arachis ipaensis cultivar K30076 chromosome B03, Araip1.1, whole genome shotgun sequence region taaaatgtaagttcattaGAGTAAAATCAATCTTTGCTTATCATCCGTATATTATTACTCTTATAATACGTTATACATGATCACGCAGTTATCCAGCCGTAGAAGACGCTGCTGCGctgatgatgatggcacggacagcatcatgtgttcctaaaacagatccaatgccatcattcagccttggcttcactgattcaagccaagaagaagcagcaacgcaGGAGGGAGCATCAACGCAGGAGGCAGACAGGGCAAAAACTCCAAAAACTGCAAATTTACTAGAACAATTAGAGAATTTGGTAcaaaaaatagcaagcagtgcggcgaaagaagaaagtaaaagtCCACAAATTCAAAAGGAGACTGACGGAGAAAGTTCTgggaagtttgaaactcctgcggGAATAAATCAGAATACAGTGATATGAAAGAGAAGTGCTACATCTGGGGGACGCGAGTGAAGACATACGCAGATGGCAGTACTAACGAGTTTGACAATGTGTGCACTCTGATTGCCCAAGATAAATACATTTTGTCTAGAATGCACCTTGCATCGCTCCAGGCAGAAAGTTATATAGAAGctgaggtaatattagaataacattaatgtttttacACCAAAGTTAACTGCATTGTTTATTAATGTAAATTGATTTcggcatatatttctagattgtatctgccatgtgcctcatcctcaaccagaaaaatgataaaaggtttcaagaacaagtatactgtctcccctctgatattgtggtaagtgttacttctacgaattttgggtgtattttctgtattcctTAGGGTGTATATTCTCTGATGAATGGGTCTGTTTTTGTATtcattgggtgtattttttacgtTCAATTTGGTGTAAGTTGTGTAGTCATTTGGGTTTATTTAAAGTATTCACTTGGATATATTTTCAGTATTTCATTTGTTGCTTCACAATTGTTGCAGAACATGGCTGTTTCGAAGCACCCAAACGGGAAATTCATATCACCTAAAACCAATAAAGAattcagggtggaagactacccaatgtttatTCCCTTCATAGATGCAAAAAAATTAACTTCGCATCGATATGTTAGTTTTCATTTGTAAAATTTGTTAGTACCGTTCTTTActtatatgccaaataaaataacactgttgaaatgtggcaatccttcagatttttgcGCCTGTTTGCTACTCAGGCCATTGGTGGTTATGGGTGATTGATACAACAAAGCGGAGATTTTatatacttgacccgctacacaaGAAAGCTCCAAGCAATGAGAGAAAGCAGCTTAATAAATTCATTGTAAGTTGGCTCTGTGTTCTTTATTTTAATAGATAGGTGTATTTCAATTCAATGTAAGGTATATGTATGTTTTGCTTTGGGTGTAAGTATGttctcctttgggtgtatttcattcgggtgtattactgatttgttttgttttttaaggGATATGTAATTTCAAGAATGAGAGCATATGCCGGCGGGGCACCTCtgaagaaaaaggagaatgaGTTGGAAATTAAAGCAACATACGTTAATATCTCAGGCCAAAAAtcaaggtataaatttgtgactctgaacttcctaaatgagatttgtaatttattttcttcgttttcagctatgactgtgctATTTACGTTATGAAGTGGCTTGAGTTAATTGGGACCGAAAA contains the following coding sequences:
- the LOC110269372 gene encoding uncharacterized protein LOC110269372, whose amino-acid sequence is MKEKCYIWGTRVKTYADGSTNEFDNVCTLIAQDKYILSRMHLASLQAESYIEAEIFAPVCYSGHWWLWVIDTTKRRFYILDPLHKKAPSNERKQLNKFIGYVISRMRAYAGGAPLKKKENELEIKATYVNISGQKSSYDCAIYVMKWLELIGTENIKMAKYEWDNWPQDEVDHYRVEYASQILFSEMNKEIDQAIRASNAIRLSKPSSVLLSLFCQINSTNIETE